A single genomic interval of Carettochelys insculpta isolate YL-2023 chromosome 16, ASM3395843v1, whole genome shotgun sequence harbors:
- the DHRS7B gene encoding dehydrogenase/reductase SDR family member 7B, translated as MDLTFTAIIPLLLGSLGIFALFRLLQRIRMRAYLQDAVVVITGATSGLGKECAKAFHAAGSRLVLCGRNGERLQELVQELSAKASHSKNMHKPHTMIFDLSDTKMVISAAEEILKSVGHVDILINNAGISYRGTILDTGMDVDKKVMETNYFGPIAFTKALLPSMIKRRQGHIVVISSVQGKISIPFRSAYAASKHATQAFFDCLRAEMEQYEIDVTVVSPGYIQTNLSVNAVTADGSRYGVMDKNTSEGRTATQVAQVVLNAVGQKKKEVIVAGLLPSLAVYLRTLSPRLFFTFMASRARKERKAKDS; from the exons ATGGATCTCACTTTCACAGCCATTATCCCACTGCTTCTCGGCAGCCTGGGGATCTTCGCCCTCTTCAGGCTGCTGCAGCGAATCAGGATGCGAGCCTATCTCCAGGATGCAGTGGTGGTGATCACTGGAGCTACCTCTGGCCTCGGGAAAG AATGTGCAAAAGCTTTCCACGCAGCTGGTTCCAGGCTGGTGCTCTGTGGCAGAAATGGTGAGAGACTGCAAGAACTGGTGCAAGAGCTCTCTGCCAAGGCCAGTCACTCAAAAAAT ATGCACAAACCTCACACTATGATCTTTGACCTCTCTGACACTAAAATGGTCATAAGTGCTGCTGAAGAGATCCTGAAGAGTGTGGGTCACGTGGACATACTGATCAACAATGCAGGGATCAGTTACCGCGGCACAATATTGGACACAGGGATGGATGTGGACAAGAAAGTGATGGAAACCAACTACTTTGGTCCTATAGCATTTACAAAAG CACTTCTCCCCTCCATGATCAAAAGACGACAAGGCCACATTGTGGTGATCAGCAGCGTTCAAGGCAAAATAAGCATTCCCTTCAGATCAGCAT ACGCTGCCTCCAAGCATGCCACCCAAGCCTTTTTTGACTGCCTGCGAGCAGAGATGGAACAGTATGAAATTGATGTGACTGTTGTGAGCCCTGGCTATATTCAGACAAATCTTTCTGTCAATGCTGTAACTGCGGATGGATCTCGCTATGGAG tgatggacaagaacaccagtGAAGGCAGaacagctacacaggtggcacagGTGGTTCTCAATGCAGTGGGGCAGAAGAAGAAAGAGGTGATCGTTGCTGGCTTACTGCCCTCCCTGGCTGTTTACCTGCGAACTTTGTCCCCTAGACTCTTCTTCACCTTTATGGCATCTAGAGCAAGAAAGGAGAGGAAAGCAAAGGACTCTTAA
- the TMEM11 gene encoding transmembrane protein 11, mitochondrial isoform X2 — translation MLKVTRVEPRCRNKRVTLGSTECYIVHEIYNGENAQDQFEYELEQALEAQYKYIVIEPTRIGDETARWITVGNCLHKTAVLAGTACLVTPLAFPADYSHYISLPAGVLSMACCTLYGISWQFDPCCKYQVEYDAYKLSRLPLHTLTSSTPVVLVRKDDLHRKRLHNTIALAALVYCVKKIYELYVV, via the exons ATGTTGAAAGTAACAAGAGTTGAACCCAGATGTAGAAATAAAAG GGTCACCTTGGGCTCCACAGAGTGTTACATTGTGCATGAAATCTACAATGGAGAGAATGCTCAGGACCAGTTTGAGTATGAGCTGGAGCAGGCTCTGGAGGCACAGTACAAGTATATAGTGATAGAACCCACTCGCATCGGCGATGAGACTGCTCGCTGGATCACAGTCGGGAACTGCCTGCACAAGACCGCCGTCCTAGCAGGCACCGCTTGTCTTGTCACACCCCTGGCCTTTCCAGCAGATTATTCCCATTACATCTCCCTGCCAGCCGGCGTGCTGAGTatggcctgctgcaccctctacGGTATCTCCTGGCAGTTTGACCCCTGCTGCAAGTACCAAGTGGAATATGATGCCTATAAACTTTCCCGCCTGCCCCTGCATACACTCACCTCCTCCACTCCTGTGGTGCTAGTGAGAAAGGATGACCTGCACAGAAAGAGACTGCATAACACGATAGCACTCGCTGCCCTGGTATACTGTGTAAAGAAGATCTATGAACTCTACGTTGTATGA
- the TMEM11 gene encoding transmembrane protein 11, mitochondrial isoform X1, whose protein sequence is MAAWGRKRAGLGSSGRERVTLGSTECYIVHEIYNGENAQDQFEYELEQALEAQYKYIVIEPTRIGDETARWITVGNCLHKTAVLAGTACLVTPLAFPADYSHYISLPAGVLSMACCTLYGISWQFDPCCKYQVEYDAYKLSRLPLHTLTSSTPVVLVRKDDLHRKRLHNTIALAALVYCVKKIYELYVV, encoded by the exons ATGGCGGCGTGGGGAAGGAAGCGCGCTGGCCTCGGCAGCAGCGGCAGGGAGAG GGTCACCTTGGGCTCCACAGAGTGTTACATTGTGCATGAAATCTACAATGGAGAGAATGCTCAGGACCAGTTTGAGTATGAGCTGGAGCAGGCTCTGGAGGCACAGTACAAGTATATAGTGATAGAACCCACTCGCATCGGCGATGAGACTGCTCGCTGGATCACAGTCGGGAACTGCCTGCACAAGACCGCCGTCCTAGCAGGCACCGCTTGTCTTGTCACACCCCTGGCCTTTCCAGCAGATTATTCCCATTACATCTCCCTGCCAGCCGGCGTGCTGAGTatggcctgctgcaccctctacGGTATCTCCTGGCAGTTTGACCCCTGCTGCAAGTACCAAGTGGAATATGATGCCTATAAACTTTCCCGCCTGCCCCTGCATACACTCACCTCCTCCACTCCTGTGGTGCTAGTGAGAAAGGATGACCTGCACAGAAAGAGACTGCATAACACGATAGCACTCGCTGCCCTGGTATACTGTGTAAAGAAGATCTATGAACTCTACGTTGTATGA